The proteins below are encoded in one region of Aulosira sp. FACHB-615:
- a CDS encoding cyclic nucleotide-binding domain-containing protein, whose translation MLNPVVTIEIFQKQAEPQIYAAGQIIFAEGQAGDFMLGIIAGEINILVNGKVVETITTGDVFGTGVLVGIKNRTYTAIAKTECKLVSLDERRFLFAVQETPMFALHVIKNYSERLSRLQHMV comes from the coding sequence TTGTTAAATCCAGTTGTAACCATTGAGATATTTCAAAAACAAGCCGAACCTCAAATATATGCAGCCGGTCAGATCATCTTTGCAGAAGGACAGGCTGGTGATTTTATGCTTGGTATTATCGCAGGAGAAATTAACATCTTAGTGAACGGCAAAGTTGTAGAGACAATTACAACTGGTGATGTGTTTGGAACAGGGGTACTTGTAGGCATCAAGAATCGGACTTATACTGCGATCGCTAAAACTGAATGCAAACTCGTCTCCTTAGACGAAAGAAGATTTCTCTTCGCCGTTCAAGAAACACCTATGTTTGCACTACACGTCATCAAAAACTACTCAGAGCGTTTGTCTCGACTGCAACACATGGTTTAG
- a CDS encoding threonine dehydratase, which produces MDRLVQILQNIFIRLEGYFSVVFKAVFGFFGSIFGFFAKVFGFNSSGYYLESDAAQTIKRVSEEPAKTEQKTTSETPSFVRRRSQKKVEDYYLNMARDVGKK; this is translated from the coding sequence ATGGATCGTCTAGTTCAAATTCTTCAGAATATCTTTATTCGCCTTGAAGGTTATTTTTCTGTAGTTTTTAAGGCTGTTTTCGGTTTTTTTGGAAGTATTTTTGGCTTTTTTGCGAAAGTTTTCGGATTTAATAGCTCTGGCTATTATTTGGAATCTGATGCGGCGCAAACTATCAAGCGAGTTTCAGAAGAACCAGCAAAAACAGAGCAGAAAACCACCTCGGAAACTCCTTCATTTGTCCGCCGTCGTTCTCAGAAAAAAGTAGAAGACTATTATCTCAACATGGCTCGTGATGTTGGCAAGAAGTAA
- a CDS encoding EamA family transporter, which yields MLSNETTAILFALISAFFAALTTIFAKIGVETINPNLATAIRTVVILVMVWGWVFAKGQLDTLLTISPKTLLFLVFSGLSTGLSWLFYFRALQVGKASLVAPLDKSSLLLVLVFSALFLKEQLTPQVMLGTGLILAGTLVLIR from the coding sequence ATGCTCAGTAATGAAACGACTGCAATATTGTTTGCCCTAATATCGGCGTTTTTTGCAGCTTTAACGACTATCTTCGCCAAGATAGGAGTCGAGACGATTAACCCCAATTTAGCAACTGCGATCCGCACCGTAGTTATTTTAGTCATGGTTTGGGGTTGGGTTTTTGCCAAAGGACAACTAGATACACTGCTGACAATTTCGCCTAAAACTCTGTTATTTCTCGTCTTTTCTGGTTTATCAACGGGTTTATCTTGGTTATTTTACTTTCGGGCTTTACAAGTCGGGAAAGCTTCTTTAGTCGCGCCTTTAGATAAATCGAGTTTACTTTTGGTACTGGTTTTTTCAGCACTGTTTCTCAAAGAACAACTAACGCCGCAAGTGATGTTGGGAACTGGCTTGATTTTAGCTGGTACACTGGTTTTGATTCGTTAA
- a CDS encoding alpha/beta fold hydrolase: protein MQVSTAPLTNPVPGQYWQWRGQKIYYVHAGNSQSQRPPLLLVHGFGASTDHWRKNISGLYQDFEVFAIDLLGFGRSAKPKLQYSGDLWRDQLHDFISEIIGRQAIVAGNSLGGYASLSVAAQYPDSVAGVVLLNSAGPFSETQATAEPEALQSQIQPPKQPSPLQKILGSSVKWIFKQSFSRFVIFQYVRQRWVIRRTLEKVYLDKTAITDQLVEEIARPAYDTGAFDVFVSVFSSPQGEKVDVLLQRLTCPLLLLWGEADPWMKARERSQKFRQYYPQLTEYFLKAGHCPHDEIPDQVNQLLRDWVISISE, encoded by the coding sequence ATGCAAGTTAGTACAGCCCCTTTGACAAATCCGGTTCCTGGGCAATATTGGCAGTGGCGAGGGCAGAAAATTTACTATGTACATGCAGGAAATTCACAATCCCAACGTCCACCGTTGCTGTTGGTGCATGGGTTTGGTGCTTCTACAGACCACTGGCGAAAGAATATTAGTGGATTGTATCAAGATTTTGAAGTGTTTGCGATCGACTTGTTGGGATTTGGGCGATCGGCTAAACCCAAACTCCAGTACAGTGGAGACTTATGGCGTGACCAACTGCATGATTTTATCAGTGAAATCATTGGTCGCCAAGCGATCGTTGCAGGTAACTCTCTTGGTGGCTATGCAAGTTTGTCTGTTGCTGCCCAATATCCTGATAGTGTTGCTGGGGTAGTATTACTCAATAGTGCTGGCCCTTTTAGCGAAACTCAAGCCACAGCAGAACCAGAAGCGTTACAATCACAAATCCAACCGCCCAAACAACCATCACCCCTACAGAAAATCTTGGGTAGTAGTGTCAAGTGGATTTTTAAACAATCTTTTTCCCGGTTTGTGATATTTCAATATGTGCGACAACGTTGGGTAATTCGCCGCACTTTAGAAAAAGTTTATTTAGATAAAACCGCAATTACAGACCAATTAGTAGAGGAAATTGCTCGCCCTGCTTATGATACAGGGGCTTTTGATGTGTTTGTTTCTGTTTTTAGCAGTCCTCAAGGGGAAAAAGTTGATGTGCTGTTACAACGCTTAACTTGTCCTTTATTATTACTTTGGGGCGAAGCTGATCCTTGGATGAAGGCGCGAGAACGTTCACAAAAATTCCGCCAATATTACCCCCAACTGACTGAATATTTTCTCAAGGCTGGTCATTGTCCCCATGATGAAATTCCAGATCAGGTCAATCAACTTTTAAGAGATTGGGTGATATCTATTTCTGAGTAA
- a CDS encoding shikimate dehydrogenase — protein sequence MTKITGTTKLLGVIGHPVEHSLSPLMHNAAISELGLDYVYLPLPIAPDNLEIAIAGFAAIGVKGFSVTIPHKQAIMPLLSEITPVAQAIGAVNTVTRQNQGWIGTNTDIEGFIAPLQTTYQQDWSQKVAVILGNGGAARAVVAGCYQLGFAEIYVVGRDEQRLIEFRDSWGSSPIAEKLQVYPWASLSKLIPQAHLLVNTTPIGMYPQVENSPLSVAEMADLPQGAIAYDLIYIPKPTKFLQQAQNQGAIVIDGLEMLVQQGAAALKIWLQTETVPVEIMRQALRQHLGL from the coding sequence ATGACTAAAATTACAGGCACTACCAAATTATTAGGGGTAATTGGACATCCGGTGGAACATTCACTGTCACCGTTGATGCACAATGCTGCGATATCAGAATTAGGGTTAGATTACGTTTATTTACCTTTGCCGATTGCACCTGATAACTTAGAAATAGCGATCGCAGGTTTTGCGGCAATTGGGGTAAAAGGTTTTAGTGTGACAATTCCCCATAAACAGGCAATTATGCCGTTATTATCAGAAATTACCCCCGTAGCCCAGGCGATAGGTGCAGTTAATACTGTGACTCGCCAAAATCAGGGATGGATAGGGACAAACACAGATATTGAAGGATTCATCGCCCCCTTACAAACAACATACCAACAAGATTGGAGTCAGAAAGTAGCAGTTATTTTAGGTAATGGTGGTGCAGCGAGGGCTGTAGTTGCAGGCTGTTATCAACTGGGTTTTGCAGAAATTTATGTTGTGGGGCGCGATGAACAAAGATTAATCGAGTTTCGTGATAGTTGGGGAAGTTCACCCATAGCCGAAAAATTGCAGGTTTATCCCTGGGCTAGTTTGTCCAAATTGATTCCGCAAGCACATTTATTGGTGAATACAACCCCCATTGGGATGTATCCCCAAGTAGAAAACTCGCCTTTAAGTGTTGCAGAAATGGCTGATTTACCCCAAGGTGCGATCGCTTATGATTTAATTTACATCCCCAAACCAACAAAATTCCTCCAACAAGCCCAAAATCAAGGCGCTATAGTCATTGATGGCTTAGAAATGCTAGTTCAACAAGGTGCAGCAGCCTTAAAAATTTGGTTACAAACAGAAACTGTACCAGTTGAGATTATGCGCCAAGCACTACGCCAACATTTAGGCCTTTGA
- a CDS encoding sensor histidine kinase KdpD, with protein MNQVAETLTGWQLYEARNQLLEKIFSLVDEQSKIPVLNPIHTALEQKTTAYLSDRTLLITKDKKTIPIADSAAPLRDNQGKITGAVLVFRDDTQRRLSQERNLASERAHQLEIQMAELQRLNQLKEDFLAATSHEMRTPLSNIKMAITMLETILDRRRMIQSGKPPELNAVARYINILRYECERELNLIDDLLNMRFVDADMYPLELTSMRLQDWLPHITESYQDIAQTQQQILKVEVPPDLPNVTTDLAILTRILSELLMNACKHTPLGAIITVGVQLTQIFNQLNFPEISPDVPISGVEIIVSNSGVEIPVKEQAQIFEPFYRISQNQNQDKLSIFDYTQVMQNASTFNHGSGLGLTLVKKLVEYLQGNITVTSSQGWTRFIVQLPLTLSEHV; from the coding sequence ATGAATCAAGTGGCAGAAACCCTTACAGGCTGGCAATTATATGAAGCGAGAAACCAATTATTAGAAAAAATTTTTTCCCTAGTTGACGAACAAAGTAAAATACCTGTATTAAATCCCATTCATACAGCTTTAGAACAAAAAACTACTGCATATTTAAGCGATCGCACTTTATTAATTACCAAAGATAAAAAAACTATTCCCATTGCCGATAGTGCGGCTCCTCTGCGCGACAACCAAGGTAAAATTACAGGCGCAGTCTTGGTATTTCGAGATGATACCCAACGCAGATTAAGCCAAGAACGCAATCTAGCCAGCGAACGCGCCCATCAGTTAGAAATTCAAATGGCAGAATTGCAACGACTAAACCAATTAAAAGAAGATTTTTTAGCAGCTACTTCTCATGAAATGCGTACGCCATTATCAAATATTAAAATGGCAATTACAATGCTGGAAACTATTCTCGACCGCCGACGGATGATTCAGTCTGGTAAACCTCCTGAATTAAATGCTGTAGCTCGCTACATTAATATCTTACGTTACGAATGCGAACGCGAACTAAATTTAATCGATGATTTATTAAATATGCGTTTTGTAGACGCAGATATGTATCCCTTAGAATTAACTTCTATGCGTCTACAAGATTGGCTACCTCATATTACTGAAAGCTATCAGGATATTGCCCAAACTCAACAGCAAATTTTAAAAGTTGAAGTTCCTCCAGATTTGCCGAATGTGACTACTGATTTGGCTATCTTGACGCGGATTTTATCAGAGTTATTAATGAATGCTTGTAAACATACTCCCTTGGGTGCAATTATTACAGTGGGAGTTCAATTAACCCAAATCTTTAATCAATTAAATTTTCCAGAAATTTCACCTGATGTGCCAATTTCTGGAGTAGAAATTATTGTGAGTAATTCTGGTGTCGAAATTCCGGTCAAAGAACAAGCTCAAATTTTTGAACCGTTTTATCGCATATCCCAAAATCAAAATCAAGATAAATTATCAATTTTTGATTATACCCAAGTTATGCAAAACGCATCTACATTTAATCATGGTAGTGGGTTAGGTTTAACTTTGGTCAAAAAACTCGTGGAATATCTGCAAGGAAATATTACAGTTACTAGTTCTCAAGGTTGGACAAGGTTTATAGTTCAGTTACCATTAACCTTGTCAGAGCATGTTTAG
- a CDS encoding PAS domain S-box protein, with the protein MNIFIQIPLIPCNHSDAGQSMLLWLHIVSDSLIAIAYYSIPCTLLYFVCKRRDLPFNWIFLLFALLMLSCGTTHWIEIWTHWHPVYWLSGVMKAIASVISLYTALELIRLMPQALAFPSSVQLEATNKELEREISERQKIEAALRCSEERWYLAVAGTSEAIWDWDIATNQTYRSERWFEMLGYEHHELSCEDDEWSKRIHPDDYAQVMAAQTAYLLQQAPEYNVEYRLRRRDGSYGWFRSRAKAVWDQQGNPVRLVGSLAEITDRKQVELALQEREAMLRRIGDNLPNGAIYKVIRELDGSDRFYYLSAGIENIMEVSAADALQDASLLYRQFIPEDIPRLETAENESKQHLSIFDIQLRICTPSGKLKWCHFRSSPRRLEDGRIAWDGMVVDVTELKRTEEILRKNEALLEEAQRVARLGNWEYDLATGKISWSKGLFELFQRDIQLSTPTYTENLQLYHPEDQEKLDQAVKRAITTGESYKLVLRATRTDNVDIYVEGIGYAEFNSNGEVARLYGTAQDITERKQAEAALQASERRFRGIFNNSFQFIGLLSVDGTLLEANQTALDFAGMKPDDVINRPFWDTHWWTISPETQEQLKQAIASAAQGNFVRYEVEVLGANNQVATIDFSLRPLQDETGEVILLIPEGRDITERQAALRDRIQAEEKLRRSELQLNAAQHIAHVGSWEWNLGDEQLIWSTETFLIFGLSPIQPAPTQAEFLQMVHPDDRPVLQAHFLAAIVDAVPINVEYRIIRPDGSMRYLESKAEVAYDTKRQQVKLFGAVIDITERKQAELEIIKSRDLREAIYNESADALFLVSPQTLLTIDCNYRAVELFAARCKADLIGIEGHTLHKRPFNSQEVAEILAKMNQQGYWSQEIEYVTQQGNCFWGNTAVKQIQVAQQVMNLVRVTDISDRKQAEQALQEKENFLRSIYDGVAQAIFVVDVVDDDFRYAGLNPTHEELTGFCSDYIQGKTPEQLLPPTAAMKVRQHYQDCLNAGTTITYEECLPFKGQETWWFTSLTPLRDDHHRVYRIVGSCIDITKQKHAQQMLELQAVITRNMAEGICLVRASDGIIVYANPKFEKMFGYDTDELIGLHISTINYAEDQAQAEAVNQAISATVLEHGEASYEVHNVKKDGTPFWCSATTSMFEHPEYGKVFVVVHQDITEQKQVQEQLKASLKEKEVLLKEIHHRVKNNLGIVSSLLQMQCRRTQDTEAAAILRDSQNRIASIALVHEKLYRSADLANIDFAQYIPDLTTHLFDSYNVTSNCIKLKIQVNNASLDIETAIPCGLIINELVSNALKYAFPHQSTGEITVSLEQQDNYNLILIIQDNGVGLPQNFDPKHTKTLGIILVQGLVKQLRGTIEVNSQQGTEFKITFTKSRA; encoded by the coding sequence ATGAATATTTTTATACAAATACCGTTGATTCCTTGTAATCATAGCGATGCTGGGCAATCAATGTTGTTATGGCTGCATATTGTATCTGATAGTTTGATTGCGATCGCTTATTATTCTATTCCCTGCACCCTACTATATTTTGTTTGCAAACGCCGAGATTTGCCATTTAACTGGATTTTTTTGCTGTTTGCTTTATTGATGCTCAGTTGTGGTACAACTCACTGGATCGAGATTTGGACACATTGGCATCCTGTCTATTGGCTGAGTGGTGTGATGAAAGCGATCGCATCTGTAATATCACTGTACACTGCATTAGAACTGATACGTTTGATGCCACAAGCACTAGCTTTTCCCAGTTCTGTACAACTAGAAGCCACAAACAAAGAACTAGAGCGAGAAATTAGCGAACGCCAAAAAATAGAAGCGGCTTTACGGTGTAGTGAAGAACGTTGGTACTTAGCTGTGGCTGGTACGAGTGAGGCGATTTGGGATTGGGACATAGCAACTAATCAAACTTATCGCTCAGAACGTTGGTTTGAAATGCTGGGATATGAGCATCATGAATTAAGCTGTGAGGATGATGAATGGAGTAAACGCATACATCCTGATGATTATGCACAAGTAATGGCTGCTCAAACAGCTTATTTATTACAACAAGCCCCAGAGTATAACGTTGAATATCGATTACGCCGTAGAGATGGTAGTTATGGATGGTTTAGATCCCGCGCCAAAGCTGTTTGGGATCAGCAAGGAAACCCTGTGCGGTTGGTTGGTTCATTGGCAGAGATTACAGACCGCAAACAAGTAGAACTCGCTTTGCAAGAACGAGAAGCAATGTTGCGGCGAATTGGCGATAACTTACCGAATGGGGCAATTTATAAAGTCATTCGAGAATTAGATGGTAGCGATCGCTTTTATTATTTAAGTGCGGGAATTGAAAATATCATGGAAGTGAGTGCCGCAGATGCACTCCAAGATGCCAGTCTACTTTATCGTCAGTTTATCCCAGAAGACATCCCCCGACTTGAAACTGCTGAAAATGAGTCAAAACAGCATCTGAGTATTTTTGATATTCAACTGCGAATCTGTACACCCAGTGGTAAATTGAAGTGGTGTCATTTTCGTTCCTCGCCACGTCGGTTGGAAGATGGTCGCATAGCTTGGGATGGCATGGTAGTTGATGTTACAGAACTTAAACGCACTGAAGAAATACTCCGCAAAAATGAAGCTTTGTTAGAAGAAGCGCAGCGCGTTGCTCGTTTGGGTAACTGGGAGTATGACTTGGCTACAGGCAAAATTAGCTGGTCAAAAGGGTTGTTTGAACTTTTTCAACGAGACATTCAACTTTCAACACCCACATATACAGAAAATTTACAGCTATATCACCCCGAAGATCAAGAAAAATTAGACCAAGCTGTCAAGCGTGCTATTACCACTGGTGAATCTTACAAACTAGTTCTGCGTGCTACTAGAACTGACAATGTTGATATTTATGTGGAGGGGATTGGCTATGCCGAGTTTAATAGTAATGGAGAAGTAGCCCGCCTTTACGGTACCGCTCAAGATATTACAGAACGCAAACAAGCAGAAGCCGCTTTACAAGCCAGCGAACGTAGATTTCGTGGCATTTTCAACAATTCATTTCAGTTTATCGGGCTGCTGAGTGTTGATGGAACTTTGCTAGAGGCAAATCAAACTGCGCTCGATTTTGCAGGAATGAAGCCGGACGATGTAATTAATCGGCCATTTTGGGACACACACTGGTGGACAATTTCACCAGAAACTCAAGAGCAACTTAAACAGGCAATTGCTTCAGCAGCTCAAGGAAACTTTGTCCGCTATGAAGTGGAAGTTTTGGGAGCAAATAACCAAGTAGCAACCATTGATTTCTCCTTGCGTCCACTTCAGGATGAAACTGGCGAAGTTATTTTGTTAATTCCTGAAGGACGAGATATTACTGAACGACAAGCGGCATTACGCGATCGCATTCAAGCAGAGGAAAAATTACGTCGCAGTGAATTACAGCTAAATGCTGCCCAGCATATCGCCCATGTTGGCAGTTGGGAATGGAACTTGGGTGATGAACAGCTAATTTGGTCAACGGAAACCTTTCTGATTTTTGGTCTTTCCCCCATTCAACCAGCACCAACTCAAGCCGAATTTCTGCAAATGGTTCACCCAGATGATCGGCCAGTTTTGCAAGCTCATTTTTTAGCGGCGATTGTTGATGCTGTCCCGATTAACGTAGAGTACCGGATTATTCGACCTGATGGCTCAATGCGCTACTTAGAATCAAAAGCAGAGGTAGCTTATGATACAAAACGTCAACAGGTGAAGTTATTTGGAGCCGTTATTGATATTACAGAACGAAAACAAGCTGAGTTAGAAATTATCAAGAGCCGTGATTTGCGTGAAGCCATTTATAACGAATCTGCTGATGCTCTATTTTTGGTTAGTCCCCAAACATTATTAACCATCGACTGCAATTATCGAGCCGTAGAATTATTTGCAGCGCGATGTAAAGCTGACTTGATTGGAATAGAAGGACATACCCTGCATAAACGACCATTTAATTCTCAGGAGGTAGCTGAGATCCTCGCAAAAATGAATCAGCAAGGATATTGGAGCCAGGAAATCGAGTATGTTACCCAGCAGGGCAATTGTTTTTGGGGAAACACCGCAGTTAAACAAATTCAAGTTGCCCAGCAGGTGATGAATCTGGTACGAGTAACTGATATTAGCGATCGCAAACAAGCAGAACAAGCATTGCAAGAAAAAGAAAATTTTTTACGCAGTATTTACGACGGTGTAGCCCAGGCAATTTTTGTGGTTGATGTGGTTGATGATGATTTTCGTTATGCTGGTTTGAACCCTACTCACGAAGAACTCACGGGTTTTTGTTCCGATTATATCCAAGGCAAAACCCCAGAACAGTTGCTTCCTCCCACGGCGGCGATGAAGGTGAGACAACATTATCAAGATTGTCTCAACGCAGGCACAACTATCACTTATGAAGAATGTTTACCATTTAAAGGCCAAGAAACTTGGTGGTTTACCAGCCTGACTCCCTTGAGAGATGATCATCACCGTGTTTACCGCATTGTGGGAAGTTGTATTGATATCACCAAACAAAAACACGCTCAACAAATGCTCGAACTGCAAGCAGTGATTACACGCAACATGGCTGAAGGAATTTGCTTGGTTCGCGCCAGTGATGGAATTATCGTTTATGCCAATCCTAAGTTTGAGAAAATGTTTGGTTATGACACTGATGAATTAATCGGTCTACATATCTCAACTATTAACTATGCTGAGGATCAAGCACAAGCAGAAGCGGTAAACCAAGCCATCAGTGCAACTGTTTTAGAACATGGCGAAGCCAGCTATGAAGTCCACAATGTGAAAAAAGATGGCACACCTTTTTGGTGTAGTGCGACAACTTCTATGTTTGAGCATCCTGAGTATGGAAAAGTTTTCGTTGTCGTTCACCAAGACATTACCGAACAAAAGCAAGTCCAAGAGCAACTAAAAGCATCTCTAAAAGAAAAAGAGGTTTTACTCAAAGAAATTCATCATCGTGTCAAAAACAATTTAGGCATTGTTAGTAGTTTGTTACAAATGCAATGCCGACGGACGCAAGACACCGAAGCCGCAGCAATTCTGCGCGATAGTCAAAACCGCATTGCTTCTATTGCCTTAGTTCATGAAAAACTCTATCGTTCCGCCGATTTAGCAAACATAGATTTTGCCCAATACATCCCCGATTTAACCACTCATTTATTTGATTCTTACAATGTCACGTCTAACTGTATTAAACTTAAAATCCAAGTTAATAATGCCAGCTTAGACATTGAAACAGCCATCCCTTGTGGTTTGATTATCAATGAATTAGTTTCCAATGCTTTAAAATACGCTTTTCCTCATCAAAGTACAGGAGAAATTACCGTTAGCTTAGAGCAACAAGATAATTACAATTTGATATTAATCATTCAAGACAATGGCGTTGGACTACCTCAAAACTTTGATCCGAAACACACAAAAACATTAGGGATTATTCTTGTCCAAGGTTTAGTGAAGCAGTTAAGAGGAACTATTGAAGTTAATTCTCAACAAGGAACAGAATTTAAAATTACTTTTACAAAAAGTAGGGCATGA
- the thrC gene encoding threonine synthase: MTVSLSVAKSHRQPWPGLIEAYREYLPVSDTTPVVTLLEGNTPLIPVPAITERIGRQVSVFVKYDGLNPTGSFKDRGMTMAISKAKEAGAKAVICASTGNTSAAAAAYAKRGGMKAFVLIPDGYVALGKLAQALLYGAEVLAIKGNFDRALEIVRDMAESYPITLVNSVNPYRLEGQKTGAFEVVDALGNAPDWLCIPVGNAGNISAYWMGFCQYHQAGKCDRLPKMMGFQAAGAAPLVNGQPVAHPDTIATAIRIGNPASWDKAIAAQTASQGSFAAVTDAEILDAYRLLAASEGIFCEPASAASVAGLLKVKDQVPTGATVVCVLTGNGLKDPDTAIKHSNSQFQQGIPAELKDVATAMGF; encoded by the coding sequence GTGACTGTGAGCTTGTCTGTTGCTAAATCTCATCGCCAACCTTGGCCCGGACTGATAGAAGCCTACCGTGAGTACTTACCTGTCAGTGACACAACGCCTGTTGTTACCTTGTTAGAGGGTAATACTCCTTTAATTCCGGTGCCAGCGATCACAGAACGCATTGGCAGACAAGTGAGTGTATTTGTCAAGTACGATGGCCTCAACCCCACTGGTAGTTTCAAAGACCGGGGAATGACAATGGCCATTTCCAAAGCCAAGGAAGCAGGCGCAAAAGCCGTAATTTGTGCCAGTACTGGTAACACTTCCGCCGCCGCCGCCGCCTATGCTAAACGTGGTGGAATGAAAGCCTTTGTCTTGATTCCTGATGGTTACGTCGCTTTGGGCAAATTGGCACAAGCTTTATTGTATGGTGCCGAAGTTTTAGCAATTAAAGGTAACTTTGACCGCGCCTTAGAAATTGTCCGGGACATGGCTGAGAGTTACCCAATAACCTTGGTAAATTCCGTTAACCCTTACCGTTTAGAAGGACAAAAAACCGGAGCCTTTGAAGTGGTTGATGCTTTGGGTAACGCTCCTGATTGGCTATGTATCCCGGTGGGCAATGCGGGAAATATATCAGCATATTGGATGGGTTTTTGTCAATACCACCAAGCTGGTAAATGCGATCGCCTCCCCAAGATGATGGGATTCCAAGCCGCAGGTGCAGCACCATTAGTCAACGGTCAACCAGTCGCCCATCCTGACACCATCGCCACAGCCATTCGCATCGGGAATCCAGCCAGTTGGGATAAAGCGATCGCCGCGCAAACTGCGAGTCAAGGAAGTTTTGCAGCTGTCACTGATGCAGAAATTCTCGATGCTTATCGCTTATTAGCTGCATCCGAAGGTATTTTCTGCGAACCAGCCAGCGCCGCTTCTGTGGCGGGATTATTAAAAGTCAAAGACCAAGTACCCACAGGTGCAACAGTAGTTTGTGTATTGACTGGTAATGGTTTGAAAGACCCTGATACAGCAATTAAGCACAGTAACAGTCAATTTCAGCAAGGCATCCCCGCAGAACTGAAAGATGTAGCCACCGCAATGGGATTTTAA